A genomic stretch from Malus domestica chromosome 15, GDT2T_hap1 includes:
- the LOC103455756 gene encoding uncharacterized protein: MESAEAKRISEPDEEEVEVKCYCCGLTEECTPAYVATVKERHQDRWICGLCAEAIKDENSRSSRKISTEEAMKRHVSFCEEFRMSSPPAKPTEYLISAMKQLLRRTKDSQRRERLGGCRPGMVRSKSCFATVGKAQGD; encoded by the coding sequence ATGGAGTCGGCGGAGGCGAAACGGATTTCGGAGCCGGacgaggaggaggtggaggtgaaGTGCTACTGCTGCGGTTTGACGGAGGAGTGCACGCCGGCATACGTAGCGACGGTGAAGGAGAGGCACCAGGACCGGTGGATTTGCGGGCTCTGCGCTGAGGCGATCAAGGACGAGAACTCGAGGTCGTCGAGGAAGATCAGCACGGAGGAGGCGATGAAGCGGCACGTCAGCTTCTGCGAGGAGTTCCGGATGTCGAGTCCTCCGGCGAAGCCGACGGAATATCTTATATCCGCGATGAAGCAACTGTTGCGGCGGACTAAGGATTCGCAGAGGAGGGAGAGACTGGGTGGCTGCCGGCCGGGGATGGTGAGGTCAAAGAGCTGCTTTGCGACGGTGGGGAAGGCGCAGGGAGATTGA
- the LOC103455759 gene encoding pentatricopeptide repeat-containing protein At4g33170-like, translating to MSLSKKGSFTNDTKLSTANKATALNPNAAEFVPFSLRSPSSGSTSAAQATTKFSSSGTFGKAVLDRTESSTSNNSDDEAHQYWRHQLPDDITPDFKVMGEDESQGLGNLSLAGLSLHEDVEATRFPASTGSGYLLNESHINGNSFSEKLRASAPPFGGEDLSSASFLHMSPKPWDKQILNSNQFVSNGQEEYPYDGMSRHGFMNDMLGEHAIVEGADINPAEFLASQFPGFSAQSLAEVYFANGCDLNLTVEMLTQLELQVDGGFNENLNSKTLSVPDLSSMDFPALTPTDGQHGHSKYAGDDDFQSGNPYRSSDKDNMLLFKSSSSIPTRGAIDFASAVRKLATQDSGWKYERNGSADAAIGSSRRSQLLNSTYSTGHGRGMYSDRSQNRGSPRTAPVWLETGDAVANMYSDLRDEARDHARLRNAYFEQARQAYLVGNKALAKELSVKGQLHNMHMKEAHEKAQESIYRQRNPVSPEMQGNGRSQERMIDLHGLHVSEALHVLKHELSVLRNAARAGEPGILVYICVGTGHHTRGSRTPARLPIAVQRYLLEEEGIDYTEPQPGLLRILLYTPLSYVFRSTNTRILSFGGKTRQCNQVTIMQLQPHLRPKSISLLTNSPHPLSLFSLFAFSSLSTPLSHSSPISPSSSSSSQWFSVLRAAIAAADLPLGKRVHALIITSGDDPGHFLTNNLITMYSKCRCLSTARRVFDKMPGRDLVSWNSILAAYAQAAGSDADNVQVGLGLFRRLRESVVFTSRLTLAPVLKLCLLSGHVWASEAVHGYAVKIGLEWDEFVSGALVNIYSKLGRIKAARVLFDGMMERDVVLWNTMLKAYVEMGLEEGLSFFSAFHRSGFRPDDVSVRSVLSGIDRIDYFEGKRHMEQVQAYAMKLFLYDTKSESLDIYSWNKTLSEYVKAGENWAAVECFIDIVRSKVELDSVTLVVILSAVAGVNDLDLGKQIHGIALKSHFDSVVSVANSLINMYSKAGSVYSSRKVFNRMKEVDLISWNSMISCCAQSGLGEEAVNLFMGLLHDGLRPDQFTVASVLRACSSLEEGLSASKQIHVHATKSGIVADSFVSTALIDVYSRSGNMEDAEVLLGNKLKFNLASWNAMMFGYIMSNDCHKALDLMRMMHEGGHRPDEISLTTAGKAASSLVALGPGKQIHAHAIKTGFVLDLCVNSGILDMYIKCGDMGSAHTVFNYIPAPDGVAWTTMISGCVENGDEVLSLSIYHQMRQSRVEPDEYTFATLVKASSCLTALEQGKQIHADAIKLDFSSDPFVATSLVDMYAKCGNIEDAYRLFRRMDVRNVALWNAMLVGLAQHGNAEEALSLFRVMKMKNIEPDRVTFIGVLSACSHSGLVSEAYEYFSTMQKDYGVEPEIEHYSCLVDALGRAGRVQEAEKLIASMPFEASASMYRALLGACRVKGDTETGKRVAAQLLAMEPSDSSAYVLLSNIYAAANQWNVVNDARAMMQKQNVKKEPGFSWIDVKNKVHLFVVDDKSHPQADVIHDKVEEMIKRIGEEGYVPDTEFALVDVEEEEKERSLYYHSEKLAIAYGLISTPPSAAIRVIKNLRVCGDCHNAVKYISKVYQREIVLRDANRFHRFKDGTCSCGDYW from the exons ATGAGCTTGTCCAAGAAAGGATCCTTTACCAACGACACCAAACTAAGCACTGCAAACAAGGCAACTGCATTGAATCCCAATGCAGCAGAGTTTGTTCCCTTTTCCCTCAGATCCCCGTCATCTGGAAGCACCAGCGCAGCTCAGGCCACAACAAAGTTTTCTTCTTCTGGAACATTTGGAAAAGCAGTACTAGATCGAACAGAATCTTCCACATCAAATAATTCCGATGATGAGGCGCACCAATATTGGCGCCACCAGCTCCCTGATGATATTACCCCTGACTTTAAGGTCATGGGAGAAGATGAGTCGCAAGGCCTTGGGAACCTCTCTTTAGCGGGTTTGTCCTTACACGAAGATGTTGAAGCAACACGGTTTCCTGCCTCTACGGGCAGTGGATACTTATTAAACGAGTCACATATTAATGGCAATAGCTTTTCTGAAAAGTTGAGAGCTTCTGCACCTCCCTTTGGGGGGGAGGATCTTTCATCGGCCAGTTTCCTTCATATGTCACCTAAGCCTTGGGATAAGCAGATTCTGAACAGCAATCAGTTTGTCAGCAATGGTCAGGAGGAGTATCCGTATGATGGCATGTCTAGACACGGGTTCATGAATGATATGTTGGGTGAGCATGCAATCGTGGAAGGTGCGGATATTAACCCTGCTGAGTTTTTGGCTTCACAGTTCCCCGGCTTTTCTGCTCAGAGCCTTGCTGAAGTTTACTTTGCCAATGGTTGTGACTTGAACCTGACTGTTGAGATGTTAACTCAGTTGGAG CTTCAAGTTGATGGTGGTTTTAATGAGAATCTGAACTCAAAGACCTTGTCAGTTCCCGATCTTAGCTCAATGGACTTCCCTGCACTTACACCAACAGATGGTCAGCATGGTCATTCAAAATATGCCGGAGATGATGATTTCCAAAGCGGCAATCCTTATCGATCTTCTGACAAGGACAACATGCTTTTGTTCAAGTCTAGCTCATCAATTCCTACTAGAGGTGCAATAGATTTTGCTTCAGCTGTCAGGAAATTGGCGACCCAGGATTCTGGATGGAAGTATGAGAGAAACGGTTCTGCTGATGCTGCTATTGGCTCAAGCAGACGTTCCCAGCTTTTGAATAGCACTTACAGTACTGGACATGGAAGAGGCATGTACAGCGACAGGTCACAGAATCGTGGTTCACCTCGGACTGCGCCTGTTTGGCTTGAAACTGGAGATGCAGTTG CAAATATGTATTCTGATCTGCGGGATGAAGCTCGGGACCATGCACGCCTACGTAATGCATACTTTGAGCAG GCACGGCAAGCATACCTTGTTGGAAACAAGGCTCTAGCAAAGGAGCTGAGCGTTAAAGGACAGCTGCACAACATGCATATGAAGGAAGCTCATGAAAAAGCTCAAGAGTCTATATATCGTCAGAG GAACCCAGTTTCTCCAGAGATGCAGGGCAATGGGAGGTCACAAGAGAGGATGATAGACCTGCACGGGCTGCATGTAAGTGAAGCCCTTCATGTCCTGAAGCACGAGCTGAGCGTGTTGAGGAACGCTGCCAGAGCAGGAGAGCCTGGTATTCTGGTTTATATATGTGTGGGAACTGGCCACCACACCAGGGGCTCTCGCACACCGGCAAGGCTCCCAATAGCTGTACAGCGATACCTACTCGAAGAAGAAGGCATTGACTACACTGAACCACAGCCAGGGCTGCTCCGAATTCTGTTATAC ACACCTCTGAGTTATGTCTTCCGAAGTACAAATACCAGAATCTTGAGTTTCGGAGGGAAAACCAGACAATGCAACCAAGTAACGATAATGCAATTGCAACCCCACCTCCGTCCCAAATCCATTTCCCTCCTCACCAATTCTCCACACCCactatctctcttctctctcttcgcCTTCTCTTCTCTTTCCACTCCCCTCTCTCACTCCTCTCCCATCTCcccgtcttcttcttcctcctctcaaTGGTTCTCCGTCCTCCGCGCTGCCATTGCCGCCGCAGACTTGCCGCTCGGGAAGCGCGTTCACGCGCTGATTATAACCTCCGGCGACGACCCGGGTCATTTCTTGACCAACAACCTCATCACCATGTATTCCAAATGCCGGTGTCTGTCAACCGCACGCCGCGTGTTCGATAAAATGCCCGGCCGAGACCTTGTCTCATGGAACTCCATTCTAGCGGCCTATGCGCAGGCTGCGGGCTCTGATGCTGACAATGTTCAAGTGGGTCTTGGCCTTTTCCGGCGTCTTCGTGAATCTGTTGTTTTTACCAGTCGGCTCACTTTGGCGCCGGTTTTGAAGCTGTGTTTGCTCTCAGGGCATGTTTGGGCTTCGGAGGCGGTTCATGGGTATGCTGTTAAGATTGGATTGGAGTGGGATGAGTTTGTTTCTGGTGCTCTTGTGAATATATATTCTAAACTCGGACGAATTAAGGCTGCCCGTGTGTTGTTTGATGGGATGATGGAAAGGGATGTGGTGTTGTGGAATACAATGCTTAAGGCATATGTGGAAATGGGTCTTGAGGAAggactttctttcttctctgctTTTCATCGAAGTGGATTCCGTCCTGATGATGTTAGTGTGCGCTCTGTTCTCAGTGGGATTGACAGAATTGATTATTTTGAAGGCAAGAGGCACATGGAGCAGGTTCAAGCATATGCAATGAAATTGTTTTTGTATGATACTAAGTCGGAATCTTTGGACATATATTCGTGGAACAAGACATTGTCCGAGTATGTTAAAGCTGGTGAAAATTGGGCTGCTGTAGAATGTTTTATAGATATTGTAAGATCAAAAGTAGAGCTTGACAGTGTAACATTAGTTGTTATTCTGTCTGCGGTTGCAGGTGTAAATGACTTGGACTTGGGGAAACAGATTCATGGCATTGCTTTGAAATCACATTTTGATTCTGTTGTTTCTGTTGCAAATAGCCTTATCAACATGTATTCAAAGGCTGGTTCTGTTTATTCTTCAAGAAAAGTGTTCAATCGCATGAAAGAAGTGGACCTAATTTCCTGGAACTCGATGATATCATGTTGTGCACAAAGTGGTTTAGGAGAGGAAGCGGTAAACTTGTTTATGGGCTTATTACATGATGGTTTGAGACCTGATCAATTTACTGTTGCAAGTGTtttaagggcttgctcctcgcTTGAAGAAGGGTTGTCAGCCAGCAAACAGATTCATGTTCATGCTACAAAATCCGGCATTGTTGCTGACAGTTTTGTTTCGACGGCTCTTATTGATGTTTATTCTAGAAGTGGAAACATGGAGGATGCAGAGGTCCTCCTTGGAAACAAACTTAAATTCAATCTGGCGTCTTGGAATGCAATGATGTTCGGATACATAATGAGTAATGACTGTCACAAGGCATTGGACCTTATGAGGATGATGCACGAAGGTGGACACAGGCCGGATGAGATATCTTTAACAACTGCGGGTAAGGCTGCTAGTAGCCTGGTAGCTTTGGGACCGGGAAAGCAAATTCATGCTCATGCCATAAAAACagggtttgttttggatttATGTGTTAACAGCGGAATTCTAGATATGTATATCAAATGTGGAGACATGGGAAGTGCACACACAGTTTTCAATTACATCCCTGCACCCGATGGTGTTGCATGGACAACTATGATCTCAGGATGTGTAGAAAATGGAGATGAAGTGCTCTCTCTTTCTATATACCATCAGATGAGGCAGTCACGAGTGGAGCCTGATGAATATACCTTTGCCACCCTTGTCAAAGCCAGCTCATGTTTGACAGCATTAGAACAGGGAAAACAGATACACGCTGATGCTATAAAGTTGGATTTTTCCTCGGACCCTTTTGTCGCGACATCACTTGTTGACATGTATGCCAAGTGTGGCAACATAGAAGATGCTTATCGTTTATTCAGGAGGATGGATGTTAGGAACGTCGCCCTGTGGAATGCCATGTTGGTCGGTTTAGCTCAGCACGGAAATGCTGAAGAAGCACTAAGCCTTTTCAGAGtcatgaaaatgaagaacatcGAGCCTGATAGAGTTACTTTCATTGGAGTCCTTTCTGCTTGCAGCCATTCTGGTTTAGTTTCCGAAGCTTATGAGTATTTTTCTACAATGCAGAAAGATTACGGTGTTGAACCTGAGATTGAACACTACTCTTGCCTAGTTGATGCCCTTGGCCGTGCAGGTCGAGTCCAAGAGGCAGAAAAGCTGATAGCATCAATGCCCTTTGAAGCTTCTGCCTCAATGTATAGAGCCCTTCTAGGTGCTTGTAGAGTTAAAGGGGACACCGAAACTGGAAAACGAGTTGCAGCACAGCTCCTGGCCATGGAGCCATCTGACTCCTCCGCCTACGTGCTTTTATCCAACATCTATGCGGCTGCCAACCAATGGAATGTCGTAAATGATGCCAGAGCAATGATGCAGAAACAGAATGTAAAGAAAGAACCCGGTTTCAGCTGGATAGACGTGAAGAACAAGGTACATTTGTTTGTGGTAGACGATAAATCCCATCCACAAGCAGATGTCATACACGACAAGGTGGAGGAGATGATAAAGCGAATCGGGGAAGAAGGGTACGTCCCGGATACGGAGTTTGCACTGGTGGATGtggaagaagaggagaaagagCGGTCTCTGTACTACCACAGTGAGAAGCTAGCAATAGCGTATGGACTCATAAGCACTCCTCCGTCGGCCGCCATTCGGGTGATAAAAAACCTGAGAGTTTGTGGAGATTGCCATAATGCAGTGAAATACATATCAAAGGTTTATCAGAGAGAGATTGTTTTGAGAGATGCAAATCGCTTCCATCGGTTCAAGGATGGAACTTGTTCTTGCGGTGATTACTGGTGA